A genomic window from Chrysoperla carnea chromosome 3, inChrCarn1.1, whole genome shotgun sequence includes:
- the LOC123294576 gene encoding uncharacterized protein LOC123294576, which translates to MDLIKTFVISVLVFGFLEIGFSNPIETSKCNKAPDGYFLFQNSYYKYHSYAQTWYNASETCKKEGGDLVVVNSEDEASLLIRLMEEHPADSVCSEVGFYCWKNYILVGFRKYTVFQINLLQDELDSPLRESKWKTVDGKSLNESGYSRWAPGKPNEYSDGENCGTFYRYGGLNDFPCIYRQPFVCEIPVNKCFGNKDESRSTKPEQGVTKPSSETSYYGYHTQNNDYSMETNTLPEREVTESSPDFKSLTGTLKRKLAIMKSAERIMKHLDPDFTTSSVNFDDLEKEVELAKIRDENLKRLSELEFPTSVLNHEASASEEHTVKPFHAKWKAMWKDRQIW; encoded by the exons AtggatttaattaaaacttttgtaatttccGTACTAGTGTttggatttttagaaattggaTTTTCGAATCCAATTGAAACAAGCAAGTGCAACAAA gcaCCTGATggctattttttgtttcaaaatagcTACTACAAATATCACAGCTACGCACAAACATGGTATAATGCATCAGAAACTTGTAAAAAAGAAGGAGGTGATTTAGTGGTAGTTAATTCAGAAGATGAGGCCTCTTTATTAATTCGCTTAATGGAAGAACATCCGGCTGATTCTGTTTGTTCGGAAGTTGGTTTCTATTGCTGGAAAAACTATATTCTCGTAGGATTTAGAAAATATACCGTATTCCAGATTAACTTATTGCAAGATGAACTCGATTCACCTCTAAGAGAGAGCAAGTGGAAAACAGTTGATG ggAAATCACTCAACGAATCAGGATATTCTCGTTGGGCTCCGGGTAAACCAAATGAATATAGTGACGGCGAAAATTGTGGAACATTTTATCGTTATGGtggtttaaatgattttccttGCATTTATAGACAACCTTTTGTATGCGAAATTCCAGTCAACAAATGTTTTGGAAATAAGGATGAGTCAAGGTCAACAAAGCCTGAACAGGGGGTGACTAAACCTTCTTCAGAAACAAGTTATTACGGCTATCacactcaaaataatgattattcgATGGAGACAAATACGCTGCCCGAACGGGAGGTGACTGAATCTTCTCCAGATTTTAAATCTTTAACTGGTACCTTGAAACGTAAATTGGCTATAATGAAATCTGCTGAAAGGATAATGAAGCATTTAGATCCAGACTTTACAACTTCTTCAGTAAATTTTGACGATTTGGAGAAGGAAGTAGAACTGGCAAAGATACGAGACGAAAATCTGAAGCGTTTATCTGAACTGGAATTTCCAACTTCTGTATTGAATCATGAAGCTTCAGCGAGTGAAGAACATACAGTCAAGCCTTTTCACGCTAAGTGGAAAGCAATGTGGAAAGACCGACAAATATGGTGA
- the LOC123294571 gene encoding inositol-trisphosphate 3-kinase homolog isoform X1: MCIYLNFNKTKECITSTMVPSVYCHVVARQSCTAGIITATTGGKATLRCRLHSGSNDKGLDLSELWKSRHPSSSISTTTVNTQQQTKPQQQQTVAAAAASKSSSLSSGFKKWRRTSRTSSVSSDNVCSIPKNNRDEEMSLLKFLAINALDLTAPASDILLKNRSDQWFQLSGHPDSLAPAGPGTVWKKRAGGCENTEREVYEALSADPLMKDVIPRYFREVDYQGEKFIELQDLLHGFKDPNVMDIKMGTRTFLESEVDKTTARSDLYKKMVTVDPNAPTEEEHEKQAVTKLRYMQFREQQSSSCSQGFRIEAMKCRGSPPVTDLKRVKSRDEVLVTLSLFIAGREYVRKQLIERLKEIRSKFEQSEYFRKHEVIGSSIFMLYDDDKVGVWMIDFAKTNKVPEGVQLTHRKPWVQGNHEEGFLFGLDQLISVLEEIKFDNMVESNSCNSIPPPTSERLKVTS; encoded by the exons ATgtgcatttatttaaattttaacaaaacaaaagagtGTATTACATCAACAATGGTTCCATCTGTATATTGTCATGTTGTTGCCCGGCAATCTTGTACAGCGGGTATTATAACCGCTACAACCGGTGGAAAAGCAACTTTACGATGTCGCTTACATTCTGGG aGTAACGACAAAGGTTTAGATTTAAGTGAATTATGGAAGTCACGACATCCATCATCATCAATTTCTACAACCACGGTCAATACTCAACAACAAACGAaaccacaacaacaacaaacggTTGCAGCAGCGGCCGCATCAAAATCGTCAAGTTTAAGTAgtggttttaaaaaatggcGTCGTACAAGCCGAACAAGTTCTGTATCATCAGATAATGTATGCAGCATACCAAAAAATAATCGAGATGAAGAGATGTCCCTATTGAAATTCTTAGCGATT AATGCTTTGGATTTAACTGCACCAGCAAGtgatatattgttaaaaaatcgtaGCGATCAATGGTTCCAATTATCCGGACATCCAGACAGTTTAGCACCAGCAGGACCTGGTACCGTATGGAAAAAACGTGCTGGAGGTTGTGAAAATACTGAACGTGAAGTATACGAAGCATTATCAGCTGATCCACTAATGAAAGATGTTATTCCACGGTATTTCCGTGAAGTTGATTATCAGGgtgaaaaattcattgaattacAAGACTTATTACATGGATTCAAAGATCCAAATGTAATGGATATTAAAATGGGTACACGTACATTCTTAGAATCCGAGGTAGATAAAACAACAGCACGAtcagatttatataaaaaaatggttaCCGTCGATCCAAATGCCCCCACCGAAGAGGAGCATGAAAAACAGGCTGTTACAAAGTTACGATACATGCAATTTCGTGAACAACAATCATCATCTTGTAGTCAAGGTTTTCGCATAGAAGCAATGAAATGTCGTGGATCACCACCCGTAACCGATTTAAAGCGAGTCAAAAGTCGTGATGAAGTTTTGGTtacattatcattatttattgcTGGTCGTGAATATGtaagaaaacaattaattgaacGATTAAAAGAAATCCGATCCAAATTTGAACAATCGGAATATTTCCGTAAACATGAAGTGATTGGATCAAGTATTTTCATGTTGTACGATGATGATAAAGTTGGTGTTTGGATGATTGATTTTGCTAAAACTAATAAAGTTCCAGAAGGTGTGCAATTAACACATCGTAAACCATGGGTCCAAGGCAATCATGAAGAAGGATTCTTATTTGGTCTCGATCAATTGATTTCG GTACTAGAAGAAATCAAATTCGACAACATGGTGGAATCGAATAGTTGTAACAGCATTCCACCTCCCACATCCGAACGCTTAAAAGTAACATCTTGA
- the LOC123294571 gene encoding inositol-trisphosphate 3-kinase homolog isoform X4: MSLLKFLAINALDLTAPASDILLKNRSDQWFQLSGHPDSLAPAGPGTVWKKRAGGCENTEREVYEALSADPLMKDVIPRYFREVDYQGEKFIELQDLLHGFKDPNVMDIKMGTRTFLESEVDKTTARSDLYKKMVTVDPNAPTEEEHEKQAVTKLRYMQFREQQSSSCSQGFRIEAMKCRGSPPVTDLKRVKSRDEVLVTLSLFIAGREYVRKQLIERLKEIRSKFEQSEYFRKHEVIGSSIFMLYDDDKVGVWMIDFAKTNKVPEGVQLTHRKPWVQGNHEEGFLFGLDQLISVLEEIKFDNMVESNSCNSIPPPTSERLKVTS, encoded by the exons ATGTCCCTATTGAAATTCTTAGCGATT AATGCTTTGGATTTAACTGCACCAGCAAGtgatatattgttaaaaaatcgtaGCGATCAATGGTTCCAATTATCCGGACATCCAGACAGTTTAGCACCAGCAGGACCTGGTACCGTATGGAAAAAACGTGCTGGAGGTTGTGAAAATACTGAACGTGAAGTATACGAAGCATTATCAGCTGATCCACTAATGAAAGATGTTATTCCACGGTATTTCCGTGAAGTTGATTATCAGGgtgaaaaattcattgaattacAAGACTTATTACATGGATTCAAAGATCCAAATGTAATGGATATTAAAATGGGTACACGTACATTCTTAGAATCCGAGGTAGATAAAACAACAGCACGAtcagatttatataaaaaaatggttaCCGTCGATCCAAATGCCCCCACCGAAGAGGAGCATGAAAAACAGGCTGTTACAAAGTTACGATACATGCAATTTCGTGAACAACAATCATCATCTTGTAGTCAAGGTTTTCGCATAGAAGCAATGAAATGTCGTGGATCACCACCCGTAACCGATTTAAAGCGAGTCAAAAGTCGTGATGAAGTTTTGGTtacattatcattatttattgcTGGTCGTGAATATGtaagaaaacaattaattgaacGATTAAAAGAAATCCGATCCAAATTTGAACAATCGGAATATTTCCGTAAACATGAAGTGATTGGATCAAGTATTTTCATGTTGTACGATGATGATAAAGTTGGTGTTTGGATGATTGATTTTGCTAAAACTAATAAAGTTCCAGAAGGTGTGCAATTAACACATCGTAAACCATGGGTCCAAGGCAATCATGAAGAAGGATTCTTATTTGGTCTCGATCAATTGATTTCG GTACTAGAAGAAATCAAATTCGACAACATGGTGGAATCGAATAGTTGTAACAGCATTCCACCTCCCACATCCGAACGCTTAAAAGTAACATCTTGA
- the LOC123295077 gene encoding LOW QUALITY PROTEIN: uncharacterized protein LOC123295077 (The sequence of the model RefSeq protein was modified relative to this genomic sequence to represent the inferred CDS: deleted 2 bases in 1 codon) has protein sequence MSTPILITIPSYVNTSRNSSLVGYKTTSNNENSITRGKKRRLDHLTWEEKVLRKKLKNRVAAQTSRDRKKAKMDEMENSLNILVKQNETLIKECQSLREFNEKLLKENAELREKMTSTSSCRHQVCSVGCGLVKSGPAVSVDSPLQQGRAAQPAAHLLLQILMMPSLADICGFDSEFDADKLEELAQSLLQDITGELKASSKRENIEGRTTNTSQQSETSRLVGTSSECMESSRNDKSINELSTNSLTTNLKNDISITENERLNEIDNLNIKTEVKEEMDEEVLYGTYDEDSNCITIVISDENDVCIEDAVTEVITTDVPEENNHSTESLSHYLSTFVDTDTTIPSVEPPLKLLSPIPSIAEVMSPVSSRDSYSSSPQYHKQHHDISVSDGGYESIGSPLSDTSNHSEFNDLWNESFQELFPSLL, from the exons atgagtACACCGATTTTGATAACAATTCCCAGTTATGTTAACACCTCCAGAAATTCCTCTCTGGTGGGTTACAAAACAACgtcaaataatgaaaattcaataacaaGAGGAAAAAAACGAAGATTAGATCATTTAACATGGGAggaaaaagttttaagaaa GAAATTAAAGAATCGTGTTGCAGCACAAACATCACGTGATCGTAAAAAGGCAAAAATGGATGAAATGGAAAACTCTTTAAATATATTGGTAAAACAGAATGAAACATTAATTAAAGAATGCCAAAGCTTACGAGAATTCAATGAAAAACTCTTAAAAGAAAATGCAGAACTACGTGAGAAAATGACATCAACATCATCATGTAGACATCAGGTGTGTTCTGTCGGTTGCGGTCTCGTTAAATCTGGACCAGCAGTGTCTGTTGATAGCCCTCTGCAGCAGGGACGAGCAGCGCAACCGGCAGCACACCTACTTCTACAGATATTGATG ATGCCTTCTCTTGCCGACATCTGCGGATTCGATTCAGAGTTCGATGCCGATAAACTTGAAGAACTTGCCCAAAGCTTACTCCAAGATATCACTGGAGAACTTAAAGCAAGTAGTAAGAGAGAAAATATCGAG gggCGAACTACAAATACCAGCCAACAGTCTGAAACTTCAAGATTGGTGGGGACGTCATCAGAATGCATGGAATCCAGTAGGAACGACAAAAGCATAAATGAATTAAGCACAAACAGTTTAACAACAAATCTAAAGAACGACATAAGTATAACAGAAAATGAACGATTAAAtgaaatcgataatttaaatattaaaacagaaGTAAAAGAAGAAATGGATGAAGAAGTATTATATGGTACATACGATGAAGATTCAAATTGTATAACAATTGTGATcagtgatgaaaatgatgttTGTATTGAAGATGCTGTCACAGAAGTAATCACTACTGATGTTCCAGAAGAGAATAATCATTCAACAGAAAGTCTAAGTCATTATTTATCAACATTTGTTGATACAGATACAACAATACCATCAGTTGAACCACCATTAAAGTTATTATCACCCATACCTAGTATAGCAGAAGTAATGTCACCTGTTTCAAGTCGTGATAGTTATTCATCATCACCACAGTATCATAAACAACATCATGACATATCAGTCTCTGATGGAGGCTACGAATCTATTGGTTCACCACTTAGTGATACTTCAAATCATAGtgaatttaatgatttatgGAATGAAAGTTTTCAAGAGTTATTCCCATCTTTATTATAG
- the LOC123294571 gene encoding inositol-trisphosphate 3-kinase homolog isoform X2, with product MAPTSSTTIFPPQSYTSFNLFKKQFVLNLKRSTGHQSNDSSTSNDKGLDLSELWKSRHPSSSISTTTVNTQQQTKPQQQQTVAAAAASKSSSLSSGFKKWRRTSRTSSVSSDNVCSIPKNNRDEEMSLLKFLAINALDLTAPASDILLKNRSDQWFQLSGHPDSLAPAGPGTVWKKRAGGCENTEREVYEALSADPLMKDVIPRYFREVDYQGEKFIELQDLLHGFKDPNVMDIKMGTRTFLESEVDKTTARSDLYKKMVTVDPNAPTEEEHEKQAVTKLRYMQFREQQSSSCSQGFRIEAMKCRGSPPVTDLKRVKSRDEVLVTLSLFIAGREYVRKQLIERLKEIRSKFEQSEYFRKHEVIGSSIFMLYDDDKVGVWMIDFAKTNKVPEGVQLTHRKPWVQGNHEEGFLFGLDQLISVLEEIKFDNMVESNSCNSIPPPTSERLKVTS from the exons aGTAACGACAAAGGTTTAGATTTAAGTGAATTATGGAAGTCACGACATCCATCATCATCAATTTCTACAACCACGGTCAATACTCAACAACAAACGAaaccacaacaacaacaaacggTTGCAGCAGCGGCCGCATCAAAATCGTCAAGTTTAAGTAgtggttttaaaaaatggcGTCGTACAAGCCGAACAAGTTCTGTATCATCAGATAATGTATGCAGCATACCAAAAAATAATCGAGATGAAGAGATGTCCCTATTGAAATTCTTAGCGATT AATGCTTTGGATTTAACTGCACCAGCAAGtgatatattgttaaaaaatcgtaGCGATCAATGGTTCCAATTATCCGGACATCCAGACAGTTTAGCACCAGCAGGACCTGGTACCGTATGGAAAAAACGTGCTGGAGGTTGTGAAAATACTGAACGTGAAGTATACGAAGCATTATCAGCTGATCCACTAATGAAAGATGTTATTCCACGGTATTTCCGTGAAGTTGATTATCAGGgtgaaaaattcattgaattacAAGACTTATTACATGGATTCAAAGATCCAAATGTAATGGATATTAAAATGGGTACACGTACATTCTTAGAATCCGAGGTAGATAAAACAACAGCACGAtcagatttatataaaaaaatggttaCCGTCGATCCAAATGCCCCCACCGAAGAGGAGCATGAAAAACAGGCTGTTACAAAGTTACGATACATGCAATTTCGTGAACAACAATCATCATCTTGTAGTCAAGGTTTTCGCATAGAAGCAATGAAATGTCGTGGATCACCACCCGTAACCGATTTAAAGCGAGTCAAAAGTCGTGATGAAGTTTTGGTtacattatcattatttattgcTGGTCGTGAATATGtaagaaaacaattaattgaacGATTAAAAGAAATCCGATCCAAATTTGAACAATCGGAATATTTCCGTAAACATGAAGTGATTGGATCAAGTATTTTCATGTTGTACGATGATGATAAAGTTGGTGTTTGGATGATTGATTTTGCTAAAACTAATAAAGTTCCAGAAGGTGTGCAATTAACACATCGTAAACCATGGGTCCAAGGCAATCATGAAGAAGGATTCTTATTTGGTCTCGATCAATTGATTTCG GTACTAGAAGAAATCAAATTCGACAACATGGTGGAATCGAATAGTTGTAACAGCATTCCACCTCCCACATCCGAACGCTTAAAAGTAACATCTTGA
- the LOC123294571 gene encoding inositol-trisphosphate 3-kinase homolog isoform X3, with product MHPKKRNPIMDFGWLIHHPSKSLDIFFTFSDNYQSNDKGLDLSELWKSRHPSSSISTTTVNTQQQTKPQQQQTVAAAAASKSSSLSSGFKKWRRTSRTSSVSSDNVCSIPKNNRDEEMSLLKFLAINALDLTAPASDILLKNRSDQWFQLSGHPDSLAPAGPGTVWKKRAGGCENTEREVYEALSADPLMKDVIPRYFREVDYQGEKFIELQDLLHGFKDPNVMDIKMGTRTFLESEVDKTTARSDLYKKMVTVDPNAPTEEEHEKQAVTKLRYMQFREQQSSSCSQGFRIEAMKCRGSPPVTDLKRVKSRDEVLVTLSLFIAGREYVRKQLIERLKEIRSKFEQSEYFRKHEVIGSSIFMLYDDDKVGVWMIDFAKTNKVPEGVQLTHRKPWVQGNHEEGFLFGLDQLISVLEEIKFDNMVESNSCNSIPPPTSERLKVTS from the exons atgcaTCCAAAAAAGAGGAATCCAATTATGGATTTTGGTTGGTTAATACATCATCCATCCAAGTCACtggatatattttttacatttagtgATAATTATCAG aGTAACGACAAAGGTTTAGATTTAAGTGAATTATGGAAGTCACGACATCCATCATCATCAATTTCTACAACCACGGTCAATACTCAACAACAAACGAaaccacaacaacaacaaacggTTGCAGCAGCGGCCGCATCAAAATCGTCAAGTTTAAGTAgtggttttaaaaaatggcGTCGTACAAGCCGAACAAGTTCTGTATCATCAGATAATGTATGCAGCATACCAAAAAATAATCGAGATGAAGAGATGTCCCTATTGAAATTCTTAGCGATT AATGCTTTGGATTTAACTGCACCAGCAAGtgatatattgttaaaaaatcgtaGCGATCAATGGTTCCAATTATCCGGACATCCAGACAGTTTAGCACCAGCAGGACCTGGTACCGTATGGAAAAAACGTGCTGGAGGTTGTGAAAATACTGAACGTGAAGTATACGAAGCATTATCAGCTGATCCACTAATGAAAGATGTTATTCCACGGTATTTCCGTGAAGTTGATTATCAGGgtgaaaaattcattgaattacAAGACTTATTACATGGATTCAAAGATCCAAATGTAATGGATATTAAAATGGGTACACGTACATTCTTAGAATCCGAGGTAGATAAAACAACAGCACGAtcagatttatataaaaaaatggttaCCGTCGATCCAAATGCCCCCACCGAAGAGGAGCATGAAAAACAGGCTGTTACAAAGTTACGATACATGCAATTTCGTGAACAACAATCATCATCTTGTAGTCAAGGTTTTCGCATAGAAGCAATGAAATGTCGTGGATCACCACCCGTAACCGATTTAAAGCGAGTCAAAAGTCGTGATGAAGTTTTGGTtacattatcattatttattgcTGGTCGTGAATATGtaagaaaacaattaattgaacGATTAAAAGAAATCCGATCCAAATTTGAACAATCGGAATATTTCCGTAAACATGAAGTGATTGGATCAAGTATTTTCATGTTGTACGATGATGATAAAGTTGGTGTTTGGATGATTGATTTTGCTAAAACTAATAAAGTTCCAGAAGGTGTGCAATTAACACATCGTAAACCATGGGTCCAAGGCAATCATGAAGAAGGATTCTTATTTGGTCTCGATCAATTGATTTCG GTACTAGAAGAAATCAAATTCGACAACATGGTGGAATCGAATAGTTGTAACAGCATTCCACCTCCCACATCCGAACGCTTAAAAGTAACATCTTGA